Below is a genomic region from Anabas testudineus chromosome 13, fAnaTes1.2, whole genome shotgun sequence.
tgtatttttgtgttcatTCTTCAGACTAGATATTGGCACATCCATCAGATTTGACCAGAACACTCAGTTCCGTGTTTGTATGATACCAGCTTGTGTTATATTTGGTGTTGCTTAAAGAGCAAAGGTGGACACCAGTATTTAAGAGTACGGTGAACTGGTAAATGCATGAAgagttgtgttttcagtggaAAATCCGTATTTTAACAAGCTGGTACTTATTTAACTTAAACAAATAATTGTTTTGTCAACATATTGGTCCTACACatcataatattaaaaaaaggaacagagcAACCCTGACAAAATACAATTATACTACATATAATGAGGCATTGTTcagaaataaagatatttttactCTGCAACACTACAAAATCACATGAGAGGTgcattttacttgttttaattGGAAACattgtaaaatgatcattttgttTAGTCCTCACTCTTCTCCTGCTTAGTGATTATTTCCTGTTGGATGTAGCGTTCATTAATGCTAGAAGCATAAATGCAGTTTGAACTGGGTCAGCTGAATGTGCCTTGTCTGAACACCACAACCATGTCCGGACACAGTGACACTCTGTGGAGGAAAGAGGTACAGCAGCGAGTGGTTCAACAATCACTGATTGTGCTCCACAGGAAAACTCCACAGACTTTTAGCTTGCTGCCATTAGTGAAAATAGACACAGACTTATTTtacaggtttatttatttttacaggttGGGGAAACATTTCAACACCACAATGATATAAAGCCTTGTAAGCAAATTGTCAGCAATGTCCGTTGGAATTTTCAgaccatgttttatttcagtccaAGTCCATCAATATGAAAAAGCTTAGACATTGAGACTTTAACACGACCTGCTCCTCTAAATACTAAAGATGCAGCCTGCAGGGAGCTGCTGTCATGTTAAGTTCTTAGTGGTGCACATTTTAAGAATCCCTGTAGGCGAAGGGATTTCGATATCTCTGCTACCTTCCAGCCTCAAGATGATGATGTGAAAGCTTTGGTATGCCAGTTTAGAGACACCTCTTATATTTCAGTGTTCAGCGAAGCATTGTCAGGCCACCATTGTTACAAATGAAATGCAGAGATTAGTCTTTGTAACACAAGAGTATCGCTGTCAGTGTCATCATACAGTTTTAGAGAGTAACTGTGGGtacaaaacataaatgattCCATTATGAAGCCCAGTAGTTAATGTACTATCAACCAAAGTCTAAATCCTGTAGCAGTAATCACCAAACCCTAACAAAAAAGACCTTGTTCGGCTCTTATTGATATGCATACCTACATTTCAGAACAAGACAGGATGATTTTGCAAAATGCATGCTGACAGTAAGGCAGTAAAGTGCATAGACATCTTATGAAAAAGCTGTGCAGCTCATGTTTGTATTATCACAAGAAGCAAATGCTGGACAAGCACAGCTGGGGATTTCAATGCTTGGCATTTAGCACTTTGCCATTTTTACTCTGAGACTGATGGGTATGGAATATGAATGCTCAATAACGTGTTGACCCAGCAAAACAGTGTACAGGCCctctattcacacacacacacacgctgcacaCTGCCAAAACATGTCTAAATCACAAAAAAAGGTGTAATTTCTGTTGAAGCCAGAGttaattttaagttttaaatttAATGCTTAAGGCTACGTTTCATAATTAATTTCAAGTGCAGtgcattttttatgttgttaatcAGCCAGAAGTAATTTTGCaactaaacataaaaaagctGAATGAGTAATAGGCTACTTGAAAGCTAAGAAAGAACCGTCccatcaaacatttaaaagtgatGTCAACTGCTCACAGACTAACAAGTGTGCACTTATGTGTTTGGATTGGAGTTGCAAATAGGCCGAGCAAAGGGAACCCCAACGTGAGACAGGAAATGAACCTTAAAGCATCTTGACAATACTGATTTTACTCCAGTGCAGtagatgttttatatttacatttactgccatttggcagatgcttttatctaaaatGACTCAAGAGGTAAAATCAGGGAGAACGTAAGAAGGTTTTGCCCAGAGGTTTCAGCAGTAAATAAGACAGGCGTCACTAACGTCACCATTAGCTTTAACATTTTCTGCCTGTAACTACATCCGTCTGTACATTGTAAAGTATCCTTCTATAGAATCACCTGTCCAATAAATTCCCTTTGACATCTGAAATTTGTTTGATAATGATAATTATCATCAAAAGGTGACTAaatttcagtgaaaacactgctgATTTATTCTGCAATATCACATCACTCTGCCTCAGAACCCATGTTTTGTTTGGCCTTTTGTGGCAGTAATTATCTCCGATTGCGTCGTTATCAATCAAAGGTGGTCCCCTCAGCTCTTACGTTGCTGAACCAACCCAGCGATCAGTGCAGCCATTTACCAGAATTTCATCTGAAAAATTGTGATTTCGATTGTTCAACGGACAAATCAGCTAACAAATtctaacataacataaaaaccaaacgtcttctccttttttttaatagttgCATGGATttaggaaagaaaagcaaagtcTGACCTTGTTGTGTGTCAACAGTAAAGTATTGTAGCTGTCAATAGAATACACATTTTTTCTCCCCACACAATTCAAAACACGTTTTGATCATGCACCTATTTGGTTACTGGTTGGCCCCTGTAGAGGAGAGCTCGCCATTGGATCTTCACTTTTTATCTCTTCAGCCTCTGTCGTCTTTGTCCATCACCCAGGGTGGGGAAATGCTTGCTGCTTggataaagatgatgatgatgctgcttACTGACTGATAGTGATAACTGTGTGTTAACCATGCTATTACTTATGATGAATTTCAGATAAATGATGTATAATTAATTTATCTTTTCTATAATGAGCATAGTCTAATGACAGCATGACTAGCAGAAGTTAATATTAGGTCCTAAAAAGTTCTTCCATGCTGATCAACACATTCGTTCGCCAAATACTGGCACTATTTTAGAATTCCCCCAAACACTACCcgtaaaggtgtgtgtgtctgtgtgtgtgtgcgtgtgtgtgtgtctacagtaaACAATGCTTCACAGGCTGTTCGTCAATGAGTTGCAGAGCACCGGAACCATATACAGACATAGCACATGCAGGTTTGGCATTTACAGTTATTGGTTTCAGTTATCTTTCACCTGGATGTTTTTTCTACAGTAAATGGAAGTAGGCTATAGTATTAGCTCCCACAAAGTCTTTACACTCTCCACTTGTCAATTAGTTTCTTCTACAGTATAGGATTACTCCTTTTTGTAACATTGCATCCTAAATCAACCACCCACTCGTGCTAAGCTTGACACACTGCTGCCACCCCGATGTGTAGTTCATTGGTGTAGATTTGTGTATAGACACTAAAGACTGTAGCAGCAGCATAAGTAGCAGTACTGCACTATGATTGCAAATAAATAAGAAAGCACATACACAACTGTTTATTTTGACCATtcagcaataataaaaaaaaaaaaaattccataTCAAAGAGGGTGTGATGATGTGCGTGTGTGGGGGTGGATGGTTACTCCATGTTTTTGTGGGTGTAAACGTTACCTGGATGATTTTAGCATATCTAGACAAGACACTATAAAAGTGTGCAGGTGTTGGCAATAGAGGCATAAGAGAAGGACATATTTAGACTGTCTCAAGAAGAAGCACGGACGGCACGGAAGAGGAGACGCAACCTCTTGATTTTCATCAACCCACATTTCATAAAGGTGAGTTTGAACTGAAGTAAGCTGGCTTttgttgaaattattattatttgtttgtgtatacTTACTTGCTGtaactttaaaactttaatgtCTCAACTCAATACATCAACCATTCAAAGCTGTGTAACTGCTTTACACAACCCCTTCACACTTTACATATAGTTGTTTTCTTATGCTACAGTAAAACATGCTGACCTAATGTTTAGGTGAGGGAGGATACGCTTTACTTTCAAAAGTTACTTTAATTCAAAATATACGTTGTGGTTATCAGATTTTCTTTGGCAAAATGAGTGTATGTGAGTTTTAAgggctgaaaacaaaaacataatctcACTGCACTGATTGTTTTGTCCTATTTCATACAGACTAACAAGCATGCCATGATCCAAATGGGTAGTTTGCATGAGTTGGCAAGAACAGAGGGGATACTTATTTGGGAACCTTTGCACAGCCAACACTACCAGTTGCCATCCATCAAGCACCAGACTTAAGAGAATTCTGAGCTTGAATAAAGTCAAAGGTTGTTATTTCTATGAGCAGCTGGTCCTTAGGCAGGGTTTAcccaaattattttaatgccACGTTTATTTTTGCTACATTAAAACCTAGAAAACAAAGATAATCCTTGTGTAGAGATACTTGCATAAAACCAAAATTCCTAAATTATTTGGCTTATTTGGAGCATTTATGTGTTATGCTTCAGTGGAAACTTTAGTTTCTCATTAACTCCAGGCGTTTACTGCACTGCTTTAACCCACTATTATAGCCTTTCAGTAAGCATTAAACCTGCAGTGGGACAGAGCAGCTTGATACATGTGAGGCTGTACATAAGCAGTCCACAGTGAGCAAAGCCTTTGAAGCAAGATAGCAGAAAAGCTACTTACTGTATACAGAAGTAGGGCACATGCttagtgaatgtgtatgaagtTGCTTTTTTCCAAACATTTAACAGATTACATCTCTATTTCAAAGTCATCCAATAAGTGTCAAATATTGTTACATATGCAGCACATTCTATGTAAATTATATTTGCTCTTGGTTACATTATGTAAGAGTCATTCCCAGTTGGAGAAGGCCTGCGGCTGCCTGACTGGTTAGATGATAGGTCCCATCAACTGTACTTTTTATGAGTATTTGTTAgttctctctttttccactgATTTTTATTGCTCATAAAGAGATTTGTTGTCATTACTGGGGCTGCCAAAGTGTGGTGGGACACCAGCTGCAGAGTCAAGTCAGCTATGATCAGACTGGTATTGCTACTGATAAGCagtgtaacatacagtatttatttcataGTATATACTTTTGTGATCACATTGTGACGTGTTATCTTAGACAACCCTAAGAAAAGGATTGTGTATTCACACATCTGGCTAGTTTTCTACTGGTTGTTTATGTAATTTCTTTATGATTTATTGTCTTTTAGGCCGTCtgcttttagaaaatgtgtggATCTTTGAGCACCCGTATCAGGGAGTGCCTGGCAACACGAAGAAGCAAAAGAGCAAGACTAGTGAGCAAAGATGGTCGCTGCAACATTGAATATGGAAACATCAAGTATAGCAAGCAATACGCCTTCGTGGCTGATTTCTGGACCACTTTTGTGGAGAGCCGATGGCGTTATGTTCTCTTGTTCTTCATTGGCGCTTTCACCCTCACCTGGTTCATTTTTGCCCTGCTGTGGTACTGGATTGCCCGCAATAATGGAGATCTGACATGGCAAAACCCACCCTCAGACCACAATCCATGTATCTGGGGTGTTGCAGGTCTCACTGCAGCATTTCTCTACTCACTTGAAACCCAGACAACTATTGGGTATGGTGTGCGAGCAGTGACCCCTTACTGCCCTGGTGGTGTGGCCCTTGTCACCATTCAGGCAGTCTTCGGAGCCTTTATTAACTGCTTCATGTGTGGACTCATCATGTCAAAGATTGCTTCACCAAAAAAGAGAGCAAAGACCATCACATTTAGTAAAATGGCTGTCATCAGCCCCAGGAATGGTTCCCTTTGCTTGTCAGTCAGAGTGGCCAACTTGCGCAAGACTCTGATGATAGGAAGCCAGATCTATGCCAAGCTACTGAGAACGACAAGCACACCAGATGGGGAGACA
It encodes:
- the LOC113148922 gene encoding ATP-sensitive inward rectifier potassium channel 1; translation: MCGSLSTRIRECLATRRSKRARLVSKDGRCNIEYGNIKYSKQYAFVADFWTTFVESRWRYVLLFFIGAFTLTWFIFALLWYWIARNNGDLTWQNPPSDHNPCIWGVAGLTAAFLYSLETQTTIGYGVRAVTPYCPGGVALVTIQAVFGAFINCFMCGLIMSKIASPKKRAKTITFSKMAVISPRNGSLCLSVRVANLRKTLMIGSQIYAKLLRTTSTPDGETTIMDQVNVDFMVDAGKDSLFFISPLTLYHIIDKNSPFFEMTVDTLQKEDIELVIFLDGTAESTSTSYQVRTSFIPQEIMWGYDFLPIISKSKEDKYRVDFSNFSKVVPVTTAHCGYCFYNIAGHHHHTRHGYDNQGFEVIEIGDTSNVTQM